Below is a window of Nocardia asteroides DNA.
AGGGTGATGACCGCCCGGATCTGGTCGATGTCGGCCGGTACCGCGGGCAGCGAAACCGCAAGGGAGGCGGGCTGTCCCGCGGGGCCGGGGCGCAGGTCGACACCCGGCCCGCTCGGCTGGTTGTAGAAGACGAAGTCGGCATCGGTGCGGACCTTGCCCTGCTCGGTCACCAGCAATGCGGACAGGTCCGCGGGTGCCGTGAGCTGAAGCGAGATCACCACGTCACTGACGGCCAGTGGACCGTTCTGGCCCTTGGCGAGTGTTGCAGACAAGTTCGACCCTTCGCTTGTCGGTGCGGTCGTCTGCCACTCTACGAGAAAGCGGGCGCGAGCGTCCGCGCTCCGCAGCCTCCGCGCGCGCCCGATCGATCGGTTAGGGTGACCACGCAGTACGTATCGGGCATCCGCCCGCGAAGTTCAGAGGGGACTCCAGGGCCGGATCATGGCGCAGCTGTTCGAACAATCGAAGAAGGTGATCGAGGCCCACCTCGCGGGGACGAGTATCCGCGCGATCGCCGGCTCGATGGTCGCCTACGAAGGCAATGTGCAGTTCAAGTCGGCGGGCTTCGGCGGCGGTGAGGGCGTGCTGGCCGGGCTCAAGCGCCGCGCCACCGGCGAGAAGCTGTCGCTGATGGAATGCACCGGCAACGGCCGGGTCTTCTTCGCGGTGAACGGCCAGAACGTCACCGTGGTCGACCTGAACAACGAGACATTGCAGGTCGAGTCGCAGCAGCTGCTGGCCTTCGCGGGCAATCTGCGCACCGACGTGCGGTTCGCCGGGGTCGGCGGCATGTCCGGCGGCAGCGGTCTGTTCACCACCACCGTCACCGGGCAGGGCCAGGTGGCACTGCTGTCGGCGGGTGGCCCGCTGATCCATCTGGAGGTCTCGCCGCAGTATCCGCTGATCGTGGATCCGGACGCGTTCGTCGCGGCCCGCGGCAACCTCAACCAGTCCTTCGTCACCGATGTCTCCTGGCGCACGATGGTCGGCCAGGACGCGGGTGAGGCCTTCTCGCTGCGGTGGGACGGCCAGGGTGTCGTGCTGATCCAGCCGGCGGAACGGTAGGGAACGGCGATGTTCGAGAAGGTCAACGGCAAGGTCGTCAAGGTCGACGTCGGGCAGGCGGGCGGCGTCGTCGCCCGGACCGGCGCGATGCTGTTCTACCAGGGCCAGGTCGCGTTCGCGCCGCACCAGATCCCGGGCGCCGGGCCCGGCATGGGCGGCGGCGGCCTGATGCGGATGGCGGGCGCCATGATGGCCGGCGAGCACGAGCGCACCATGCTGGCGCGCGGAAACGGCTCGGTCCATTACGGATTCGCCGGCCTCGAGGTGCACGTGGTGCAGATGCAGCCGGGCGCGGTGCTGCGCGTGGAGGCCTCGCGGCTGCTGGCCAACACCGCAGGCCTGCAGGCCTCGGTGGTCTCGGTGGCCAGTTCCGGCGGCGGTGGTGGCGGCGGTGGCCTGATGGGCGCGCTGCGCGGCGCGGCCGCCGGTGTCGCGACCGGTCAGGGCATGTTCACCACCCAGCTCAGCGGTCAGGGCTCGGCCGTGCTGCTGGCCCACGGCGGCTTCCTGGAACTGCAGGTGGGCGGCCCGAATCCGGTGGTCGTGGATCCGCAGGCCTTCGTCGCCGCGTACGGCAACGTGCAGACCGAACTGAAGGCCGCCATGAGCTGGCGCGACGCGGTCGGCCGCGGCGCGGGCGAGGCGATGCAGCTGCATTGCCACGGACAGGGTGTGGTGTACGTGCAGGCCTCCGAAGAGAAGTTGTGAACCGATGAGCCAGATTTTCTCCCCGATGAATCTCGGTGCCAGCGACAACATCCCGGGCAACAGCTACGCCTACTGCATCGATCTGACCGCGCCCTGGTTCATGCGCAAGGGCGCGATGATCGCCTACTACGGGCAGATCCAGTTCCAGATGCTCACCCACGGCTTGCAGGGCAACCTCATGCACATGGTGAGCAGCCAGTTCTCGGCGCCGCTGTTCGCCGGCGACTACGTGGTGGCCGAGGGCCACGGCAAGCTGATCATCGGCGACCGCGGCTACGACATCAACTCCTACGACCTCGAGGACGGCAACCTCACCATCCGGGGCGCCAACCTGCTGGCGTTCGAGCCGGGTCTGGCGCTCAAGCAGTCGATCGTGCCCGGGTTCCTCACCCTGATCGGCACCGGCAAGTTCCTGGCCTCCTCCAACGGCCCCGTGATGTTCGCCGAGCCGCCGCTGCGGGTGGACCCCGAGGCGCTGGTCGGCTGGGCCGACTGCCCGTCGCCCAGCCATCACTTCGACCAGGGCTGGATCGGCAGCTTCCTGGCGGCGGGCGCGGCCAGGATGGGCGCCAACTCCGGCGAGGAGCGCCAGTTCGACTTCACCGGGGCGGGCACCGTGCTGATCCAGTCCTCGGAGAAGGTGATGAGCGACCAGGCGCTCGTCCGGACCATCGAGGGCCAGCTCCAGAGCGGCATCACCGTGGGCGGGTTGCAGCGCATCCAGGGCGTGATCGCCCAGCAGTTGCAGGGCCAGCAGCACCACTACTGAGCATCTCCCAGCAAATCTGAAACGAGAACGCGCCAAAACCGGACGGCGGGTGCCGCCCGACCGCTACGGTGGGGCACGCCGAGACAACGATTCGGCGCGAGCTCGACCAGAGGAGTGGGCGCAGTGCGGCGTCGCAGCATCCGGCGGATCGTGGCGGCAGCACTGTGCGCCGCCACCGCCTCGATCATCACCGGCATGCCCGCCTCCGCGGCGCCCGCCACCGCCCCCGGCGTCACCCTGAGCCCGATGACCTCGCCCGACGGGTCCTTCATCGAGAAGATGGAGGTCACCGACTCCCGCCACCTGCGCCTGTACGTGCACTCGGCCGCGATGGACAAGACCTTCCCCGTCGACATCCAGCGCCCCGCCGACACCAGCAGCCCGAAACCCGCGCTGTACCTGCTCAACGGCGCGGGCGGCGGGGTCGACCGCGCGTCCTGGCAGCTGCGCACCGACGCGCTGAGCTTCCTGGCCGACAAGGACGTCAACGTCGTCCAGATCATCGGCGGCGCCTGGACCTTCTACACCGACTGGATCAAACCCGATCCGGTTCTCGGCGTGAACAAGTGGCAGACCTACATTTCCGAGGAGCTGCCGCCCCTGATCGACGCCGCGTTGGGCACCAACGGCGTGAACGCCATCGCGGGCCTGTCCATGTCGGGCATTCCGGTGCTGAACCTGGCCATCGCCAAACCCGGCCTGTTCCGCAGCGCGGCGGTGTACAGCGGACTCACCCAGGTGAGCGATCCGGCGGGTCAGCAGGCGGTGAAGGCGACCGTGGAGATGTACGGCGGCGGCGACGCCGAGAACATGTGGGGGCCGGTCGGCGGACCGCTGTGGACGGCCAACGACCCGCTGGTGAACGCCGAGAAACTGCGCGGCACAAATCTTTTCGTGTCCACCGGCACCGGCATCCCCGGTATCCACGATCAGCCCGGCGGGCCGTTCCGGATGGAGAAGCCCGCCGACACCCCCAAGACCGTGGCCCTGGGAGCGCTGATCGAGGGCGCGATCTTCGTGTCCTCGCACAACCTGCGGGCCCGGCTCGACCAGCTCGGCATCCCCGGCACCTTCGTCTTCCGCGACACCGGCACCCACTCCTGGGGCTACTGGCAGGACGACCTCAAGACCTCGTGGCCGGTGCTGGCGAAGGGGCTGTTCCCGGAGTCGTAGCACCGAAGGATCCCGGGTACCGCTGCGGCGCCCGGGATTTCGCGGATCAGACCGGGTCGACCGCCAGCGCGGACCGCTCGAGCGCGGCGTGGAACCACTCCAGGATCTCCACCCCGGCGAGAATCCCCGCCGTCTCGGTCACGGTCAGGTTCGGTGCCGTGAACGCCAGGTCCTCGAGCTCGCCGTGCCGGGGCCGGATCGCCTCGTCGGCCGCCACCAGCATCGGCGCGTCCAGCGCACCGTCACCCGCGGTGAACAGCCCGGCGCTCTCGGCCAGCTGTCCGGAATCCACCAGCCTGCGGCGGACTTCGGCGACGGCCAGGCTCTTGCAGACCGCGTCCGGCATCGTGTAGATCTTGCGACCCTGCTGCGAGGCCGACCAGCCACGCGCCCGGCACCACGCGTCCCATTCGGCGAGGAAACCGTCCGGCACCGCCTCGGGGCGCACGACCAGGTAGCAGAACAGCCCGTCGGCCTCGCGGTACTTGGTGACCCAGGAATCATCGATGCGGGACCGCCATTCGGCGCCGACCTCGATGAGGGTGGCGCCGGACGCGCGCACCTTCTCGTCGATCTCCGTACGCCAGATCCGGTCCGGCACACCGTCGACGAGGATGTTGCCGCCGTTGCTGGTGATGGCGTAGGGCCACGGCGCACCGGGCAGGTCGATGCGCTGGAACTGCTCGATGGTGCGGGTGGTCGTGGGGATCACCGGCGCCGCCGCGGCCAGCTCGGCGAGCCGGGCCACGGCGGTGGTGATCATGTACGACAGCGGCTCGCCCGCGTAGTACTCCACGCACAGCTTCTCGACCGCGTCGGCGCCGCCGAACCCGTTGCGCGAGAAGATCATCGTGCGGTCGAGGTCGGTGGCGAACAACGCGTCGGCGGTCACTGGTCCAGCTCCTTGATCAGGCCCATACAGCTGTAGGCCAGGTCGGGGACCACTTCCACCGGGACATTGCGCGCGGCCGCGAGCAGGCGGATGTGGGCGTGCTCGGGAGCATCCGCTTCGCGAACCAGCACCCGCCACGGTACCCGGCGCAGCAGGACGCGGGTGGTCTCACCGACGCCGGGCTTCACGAAATTCACTGTGGCGACGCCATATTCGGCGCGTACCCGCTCCACCGAGGCCCACCCGGACCAGTCCGGCGTGCGGTCCGACGCCTGGATCGCGGCCACCGCGTCCGGCACCTGGTCCCGGATCGCCGGGAAGGCCGCGGTGACGGCGTCGAGCAGCCGGTTGGAGACGTCGGCCCCG
It encodes the following:
- a CDS encoding AIM24 family protein produces the protein MAQLFEQSKKVIEAHLAGTSIRAIAGSMVAYEGNVQFKSAGFGGGEGVLAGLKRRATGEKLSLMECTGNGRVFFAVNGQNVTVVDLNNETLQVESQQLLAFAGNLRTDVRFAGVGGMSGGSGLFTTTVTGQGQVALLSAGGPLIHLEVSPQYPLIVDPDAFVAARGNLNQSFVTDVSWRTMVGQDAGEAFSLRWDGQGVVLIQPAER
- a CDS encoding AIM24 family protein; its protein translation is MFEKVNGKVVKVDVGQAGGVVARTGAMLFYQGQVAFAPHQIPGAGPGMGGGGLMRMAGAMMAGEHERTMLARGNGSVHYGFAGLEVHVVQMQPGAVLRVEASRLLANTAGLQASVVSVASSGGGGGGGGLMGALRGAAAGVATGQGMFTTQLSGQGSAVLLAHGGFLELQVGGPNPVVVDPQAFVAAYGNVQTELKAAMSWRDAVGRGAGEAMQLHCHGQGVVYVQASEEKL
- a CDS encoding AIM24 family protein, with product MSQIFSPMNLGASDNIPGNSYAYCIDLTAPWFMRKGAMIAYYGQIQFQMLTHGLQGNLMHMVSSQFSAPLFAGDYVVAEGHGKLIIGDRGYDINSYDLEDGNLTIRGANLLAFEPGLALKQSIVPGFLTLIGTGKFLASSNGPVMFAEPPLRVDPEALVGWADCPSPSHHFDQGWIGSFLAAGAARMGANSGEERQFDFTGAGTVLIQSSEKVMSDQALVRTIEGQLQSGITVGGLQRIQGVIAQQLQGQQHHY
- a CDS encoding alpha/beta hydrolase, with protein sequence MRRRSIRRIVAAALCAATASIITGMPASAAPATAPGVTLSPMTSPDGSFIEKMEVTDSRHLRLYVHSAAMDKTFPVDIQRPADTSSPKPALYLLNGAGGGVDRASWQLRTDALSFLADKDVNVVQIIGGAWTFYTDWIKPDPVLGVNKWQTYISEELPPLIDAALGTNGVNAIAGLSMSGIPVLNLAIAKPGLFRSAAVYSGLTQVSDPAGQQAVKATVEMYGGGDAENMWGPVGGPLWTANDPLVNAEKLRGTNLFVSTGTGIPGIHDQPGGPFRMEKPADTPKTVALGALIEGAIFVSSHNLRARLDQLGIPGTFVFRDTGTHSWGYWQDDLKTSWPVLAKGLFPES
- a CDS encoding HAD family hydrolase; translated protein: MIFSRNGFGGADAVEKLCVEYYAGEPLSYMITTAVARLAELAAAAPVIPTTTRTIEQFQRIDLPGAPWPYAITSNGGNILVDGVPDRIWRTEIDEKVRASGATLIEVGAEWRSRIDDSWVTKYREADGLFCYLVVRPEAVPDGFLAEWDAWCRARGWSASQQGRKIYTMPDAVCKSLAVAEVRRRLVDSGQLAESAGLFTAGDGALDAPMLVAADEAIRPRHGELEDLAFTAPNLTVTETAGILAGVEILEWFHAALERSALAVDPV